In bacterium, one DNA window encodes the following:
- the rplJ gene encoding 50S ribosomal protein L10 yields the protein MTKEQKATVIADTVERLSRSNGLYLANFSGLTVDKANALRSEFFKAGVDYKVIKNTLLKRALEEIGGYDEVYPYLVNQTGVVFAYDDPVQPARILKEFVKTNENMLAVKVCVLEKEVFDGSRLEELASLPTRDDLIASIIGSIAAPAQGIAGAINAVMRDLVGVIDAIEKQKQEQAA from the coding sequence ATGACTAAAGAACAGAAAGCCACGGTGATCGCGGATACGGTTGAACGACTCAGCCGTTCCAACGGTCTGTACCTGGCAAACTTTTCGGGGCTGACCGTTGATAAGGCCAATGCGCTCCGGAGTGAGTTCTTCAAAGCTGGTGTGGACTACAAGGTTATCAAGAACACCCTGCTGAAGCGGGCTCTCGAAGAGATCGGCGGTTACGATGAGGTTTATCCTTATCTGGTTAACCAGACCGGCGTTGTATTCGCATATGACGATCCCGTACAGCCTGCACGTATTCTCAAGGAGTTTGTCAAAACCAATGAGAACATGCTCGCCGTCAAGGTGTGCGTGCTTGAAAAGGAAGTGTTCGACGGTTCACGACTGGAAGAACTCGCATCCCTGCCCACTCGCGACGACCTCATTGCCTCCATTATCGGAAGCATTGCGGCTCCTGCGCAGGGCATCGCCGGCGCTATCAATGCCGTCATGCGCGACCTGGTCGGCGTTATCGACGCCATCGAAAAGCAGAAACAGGAACAGGCGGCCTGA
- the rpoB gene encoding DNA-directed RNA polymerase subunit beta yields MSNGRWSFGKISDLFEYPNFLDVQRSSYEGFLQERVHASKREDMGLQQVFATNFPITDARENYILEFIDYFIEKPKYSVPECQERGLTFAVPLKARLRLSSKSEEPNSNEYIETVEQEVYLGNLPYMTDRGTFIINGAERVVVSQLHRSPGVFFGESIHPNGTKMFSARIIPFRGSWVEFATDINHVMYAYIDRKKKFPVTTLLRALGFSSNKELLELFDLVDDVSLSAKNLEDHYGRVLCEEVVDETTGELLVSADTELDEELVESVREHGVKSVRVYRTDNENALVIANTIRKDEANNDQEALEMIYKQLRSGEAPDLETAKGLIERLFFNPKRYDLGIVGRYRLNKKLELDIEPEVTTLTREDIVSIVRYLIDLMQGQQNVDDIDHLGNRRVRTVGEQLAAQYNVGVSRMARTIKERMNIRDVENFTPSDLVNARTISSVVNAFFGTNQLSQFMDQTNPLSELTHKRRMSALGPGGLTRERAGFEVRDVHYTHYGRLCPIETPEGPNIGLISSLCIHARINDFGFIETPYRVVKNGKVTKDTIYLTAEEEDDIVIAQANAPLKDDGTFELDKVKCRLGSEFPVVPPEDVAYMDVAPNQIVSPAAALIPFLEHDDANRALMGSNMQRQGVPLLRPEAPVVGTGLEEKVARDSHAMIVAKHDGQVVFVDANVIRVQYDLGRSEADKMAAFDSNGIEEYHLTKFFRTNQDTCINQRPIVKPSQKFKAGEVLADGSSTDQGELALGRNVLVAFMPWRGYNFEDAIIVSERLVAEDVFTSIHIEEFELQVRDTKRGEEELTREIPNVSEEATKDLDENGIVRVGAEVGENDIIIGKITPKGESDPTPEEKLLKAIFGDKAGDVKDASLKAPPGMKGIVIKTKLFSRKKKESDAKREEKRRMENLEADFDKRRADLMNLIAQKLTNLLQGEKVLGIRDLQGSSVIRGGTMIGEETFTNVIDQLAMLDPTQPWTDSEKSNNLVQRIYDNFKYARHDLEEDYKREKGKIQMGDELQPGIVQLAKVYIAKKRKLSIGDKMAGRHGNKGVVSNVVPVQDMPYLADGTPVDIVLNPLGVPSRMNLGQLYETALGWVAKRLGDRVRFATPIFDGAKFEEIQDLMDSVGLNRTGKIDLYDGRSGERFDQPVTVGFIYMLKLSHLVDDKIHARSIGPYSLITQQPLGGKAQFGGQRFGEMEVWALEAYGAAHVLQEILTVKSDDVQGRAKVYEAIVKGENLPDPNVPESFNVLVRELQGLGLEIKIE; encoded by the coding sequence ATGTCCAATGGACGCTGGAGTTTCGGGAAGATTTCGGATCTGTTCGAGTATCCGAACTTTCTCGACGTCCAGCGTTCCTCGTATGAGGGCTTTCTGCAGGAGAGAGTCCATGCATCCAAGAGAGAGGACATGGGACTGCAGCAGGTCTTCGCCACAAATTTCCCCATCACGGATGCCCGTGAGAATTATATCCTCGAGTTCATCGATTATTTCATCGAAAAGCCGAAATACTCCGTGCCGGAGTGCCAGGAGCGCGGACTGACCTTCGCCGTTCCCCTCAAGGCACGTCTGCGTCTTTCCTCGAAGTCCGAAGAACCGAACAGCAACGAGTACATCGAAACGGTTGAACAGGAAGTATATCTTGGCAACCTGCCCTATATGACCGACCGGGGCACATTTATCATTAACGGCGCCGAACGCGTCGTGGTCAGCCAGCTGCACCGTTCTCCCGGCGTGTTTTTCGGTGAATCGATTCACCCGAACGGCACGAAGATGTTCTCGGCGCGCATCATCCCGTTCCGCGGTTCCTGGGTGGAATTCGCAACGGATATCAATCACGTCATGTATGCGTACATCGACAGGAAGAAGAAATTCCCCGTCACGACGCTGCTGCGCGCGCTGGGCTTCTCCTCGAACAAGGAACTGCTGGAGCTGTTCGACCTCGTCGACGATGTTTCGCTCTCCGCCAAGAATCTCGAAGATCATTACGGCCGCGTGCTGTGCGAGGAGGTCGTGGATGAAACGACAGGTGAACTTCTCGTAAGTGCGGATACCGAACTCGATGAGGAACTCGTCGAGTCCGTCCGCGAACATGGTGTGAAGTCTGTCCGCGTCTACAGGACGGACAATGAAAACGCCCTGGTCATCGCCAACACGATCCGCAAGGATGAGGCAAACAACGACCAGGAAGCGCTTGAAATGATTTACAAGCAGCTCCGCAGTGGTGAAGCACCTGACCTGGAAACGGCGAAGGGTCTGATTGAACGCCTGTTCTTCAACCCGAAGCGCTACGATCTCGGTATCGTTGGCCGCTATCGCCTCAACAAGAAGCTGGAACTCGATATCGAGCCCGAGGTCACCACGCTTACGCGCGAGGATATCGTCAGCATCGTGCGTTACCTGATCGATCTGATGCAGGGACAGCAGAACGTCGACGATATCGATCATCTCGGAAACCGTCGCGTGCGTACCGTGGGCGAGCAGCTCGCAGCCCAGTACAATGTCGGTGTCTCACGCATGGCGCGTACGATCAAGGAACGCATGAATATCCGCGACGTGGAGAATTTCACGCCTTCCGATCTTGTGAATGCGCGCACCATCTCCAGCGTGGTCAACGCCTTCTTCGGCACCAACCAGCTTTCGCAGTTCATGGATCAGACCAATCCGCTTTCCGAACTGACGCACAAACGCCGTATGTCGGCTCTCGGACCGGGTGGACTGACGCGTGAGCGTGCGGGCTTCGAGGTGCGAGATGTGCATTACACGCATTACGGCCGTCTGTGTCCCATCGAAACGCCTGAAGGACCGAACATTGGTCTGATTTCCTCCCTCTGCATTCACGCACGCATCAATGATTTCGGATTCATCGAAACGCCGTACCGCGTGGTGAAGAACGGCAAGGTCACCAAAGACACCATTTACCTGACGGCGGAAGAAGAGGATGATATCGTCATCGCGCAGGCCAACGCGCCGCTCAAGGACGATGGCACCTTTGAACTCGACAAGGTCAAGTGCCGCCTCGGAAGCGAATTCCCCGTCGTTCCGCCCGAAGACGTGGCGTACATGGACGTCGCGCCGAATCAAATTGTGAGTCCCGCCGCCGCGCTCATTCCCTTCCTCGAGCACGATGATGCAAACCGCGCACTCATGGGATCGAATATGCAGCGCCAGGGCGTGCCCCTGCTGCGTCCCGAAGCCCCTGTCGTCGGTACGGGACTCGAGGAGAAAGTCGCCCGTGACTCGCATGCAATGATCGTGGCCAAGCATGACGGACAGGTGGTGTTCGTCGATGCCAATGTCATCCGTGTGCAGTACGATCTCGGACGCTCGGAAGCGGACAAGATGGCTGCCTTCGACAGCAACGGGATTGAAGAATATCATCTGACCAAGTTTTTCCGCACGAATCAGGACACCTGCATCAACCAGCGTCCCATCGTAAAACCCAGCCAGAAGTTCAAGGCGGGTGAAGTGCTGGCCGACGGAAGTTCGACCGATCAGGGCGAGCTCGCACTCGGACGCAACGTGCTGGTGGCCTTCATGCCCTGGCGCGGCTACAACTTCGAGGATGCGATCATCGTCAGTGAGCGACTGGTTGCGGAAGATGTGTTCACCTCCATTCACATCGAAGAGTTCGAGCTGCAGGTGCGTGACACCAAGCGCGGTGAAGAAGAACTCACGCGTGAAATTCCGAACGTCAGCGAAGAAGCCACCAAGGATCTTGACGAGAACGGTATCGTGCGCGTCGGTGCGGAAGTCGGTGAGAACGATATTATCATCGGTAAGATTACGCCGAAGGGTGAATCCGATCCGACACCGGAAGAAAAGCTTCTCAAAGCAATCTTCGGCGACAAGGCCGGCGACGTGAAAGACGCTTCCCTGAAGGCGCCTCCGGGAATGAAGGGCATCGTCATCAAGACCAAGCTCTTCAGCCGCAAGAAAAAGGAAAGCGATGCCAAGCGCGAAGAAAAGCGCCGCATGGAAAACCTTGAGGCCGATTTCGATAAGCGCCGTGCCGACCTGATGAATCTGATCGCACAGAAGCTCACCAATCTCCTCCAGGGAGAGAAGGTTCTGGGTATTCGCGATCTGCAGGGCAGCAGCGTTATTCGCGGCGGCACCATGATCGGAGAAGAAACCTTCACGAATGTCATCGATCAGCTCGCGATGCTGGATCCCACGCAGCCGTGGACGGATTCGGAGAAATCCAATAATCTCGTGCAGCGCATCTACGATAATTTCAAGTATGCGCGCCACGATCTCGAAGAAGATTACAAGCGAGAGAAGGGCAAGATTCAGATGGGCGACGAACTGCAGCCCGGAATTGTCCAGCTCGCGAAAGTTTATATCGCCAAGAAGCGCAAGCTTTCCATCGGCGACAAAATGGCAGGCCGTCACGGCAACAAGGGTGTCGTCTCCAACGTCGTGCCCGTGCAGGACATGCCGTACCTGGCGGACGGAACGCCGGTCGACATCGTGCTCAATCCGCTCGGTGTGCCTTCCCGTATGAATCTCGGTCAGCTGTATGAAACAGCTCTTGGCTGGGTAGCCAAGCGTCTCGGCGATCGTGTCCGTTTCGCGACCCCGATTTTTGACGGTGCAAAGTTTGAAGAAATCCAGGATCTCATGGACTCCGTCGGTCTCAACCGCACGGGGAAAATCGACCTCTACGACGGACGCTCGGGCGAGCGTTTCGACCAGCCGGTGACGGTCGGCTTCATCTACATGCTGAAGCTGTCACATCTGGTGGACGACAAGATTCACGCCCGGTCGATCGGACCCTACAGCCTTATTACGCAGCAGCCTCTGGGCGGCAAGGCGCAGTTCGGCGGCCAGCGCTTCGGTGAAATGGAAGTGTGGGCGCTCGAAGCATACGGTGCCGCACATGTGCTGCAGGAAATCCTCACCGTCAAGAGTGATGACGTGCAGGGCCGCGCCAAGGTGTATGAGGCCATCGTCAAGGGCGAAAACCTGCCGGATCCCAACGTTCCCGAATCCTTCAACGTGCTCGTTCGCGAGTTGCAGGGTCTTGGACTGGAAATCAAGATTGAGTGA
- the rplL gene encoding 50S ribosomal protein L7/L12 produces MSVIEEIVEKIEKLTLLEASELKTALEDKFGVTAAAPMMMAGAMPGGAPAAEAEEKTEFDVELTGIGSNKINVIKVVRAATSLGLKEAKDLVEGAPSIVKEQLPKEEAEKLQKELEEAGATVTLK; encoded by the coding sequence ATGTCCGTGATCGAAGAAATCGTTGAGAAAATTGAGAAATTGACTCTTCTTGAGGCATCTGAGCTCAAGACCGCCCTCGAAGACAAGTTCGGCGTTACCGCTGCTGCCCCGATGATGATGGCTGGTGCCATGCCCGGCGGCGCTCCCGCAGCCGAAGCCGAAGAAAAGACCGAATTTGATGTTGAGCTGACCGGTATCGGTTCCAACAAGATCAACGTGATCAAGGTTGTGCGCGCAGCGACCAGCCTCGGTCTCAAGGAAGCCAAGGACCTCGTCGAAGGCGCCCCGAGCATCGTCAAGGAGCAGCTGCCGAAGGAAGAGGCCGAGAAGCTTCAGAAGGAACTCGAGGAAGCAGGCGCGACCGTTACCCTCAAGTAA